The following are encoded in a window of Sandaracinaceae bacterium genomic DNA:
- a CDS encoding SpoIIE family protein phosphatase, protein MELSTSGDLGAGFVRVRDGSHVGRARRLVREMVEKAELGTELAERAALVATELSTNLSTHARGGELHVRVRDEGVDLVSVDLGPGMRDLERAFRDGYSTAGTGGTGLGAVRRLSDACDCESADGGTVLVASLVRHRTGETPTVTLARSAGLVSPHPGEVSSGDGFFVRRERGRTVGAVVDGLGHGALASSERERALEVMSALEESLSPSDHLRAIHGETTRSGGLAASVVAIEPERERLVFAGVGNVSGRVLYPDGESASLVTLGGILGRAPFHVKEMERPWRPGAVVVLHSDGITTRWQPKDYRWSARRDPAVLAGVLMRDYRRPRDDASVLVLRDA, encoded by the coding sequence ATGGAGCTGAGCACGTCGGGAGATCTCGGAGCTGGCTTCGTCCGGGTCCGCGACGGCTCGCACGTGGGGCGGGCGCGGCGGCTCGTGCGCGAGATGGTCGAGAAGGCGGAGCTGGGGACGGAGCTCGCCGAACGGGCCGCGCTGGTGGCCACGGAGCTGAGCACCAACCTCTCCACGCACGCCCGGGGCGGTGAGCTGCACGTGCGCGTGCGCGACGAGGGCGTGGATCTCGTCAGCGTCGACCTGGGGCCGGGAATGCGGGACCTGGAGCGGGCCTTCCGCGACGGCTACAGCACGGCGGGCACGGGGGGCACGGGGCTCGGCGCGGTGCGGCGCCTGAGCGACGCGTGCGACTGCGAGAGCGCTGACGGCGGCACCGTCCTGGTCGCCTCGCTGGTGCGACACCGCACCGGGGAGACCCCCACCGTCACGCTCGCGCGCAGCGCCGGGCTCGTCTCGCCCCACCCGGGCGAGGTCAGCTCCGGCGACGGGTTCTTCGTGCGGCGTGAGCGAGGGCGAACCGTCGGCGCCGTGGTCGACGGTCTGGGCCACGGCGCGCTGGCGTCGAGTGAGCGCGAGCGGGCGCTGGAGGTCATGAGCGCGCTCGAAGAGAGCCTGTCGCCGAGCGATCACCTGCGAGCCATTCACGGCGAGACGACGCGCAGCGGAGGGCTGGCGGCTTCGGTCGTGGCGATCGAGCCCGAGCGCGAGCGCCTCGTGTTCGCGGGGGTCGGCAACGTCTCCGGGCGCGTCCTCTACCCCGACGGCGAGAGCGCGAGCCTCGTGACGCTGGGCGGCATCCTCGGGCGCGCGCCCTTCCACGTGAAGGAGATGGAGCGGCCGTGGCGGCCCGGCGCCGTGGTCGTGCTCCACTCCGACGGCATCACCACCCGCTGGCAGCCCAAGGACTACCGCTGGAGCGCGCGACGCGACCCGGCGGTGCTGGCCGGAGTGCTGATGCGGGACTACCGTCGCCCGCGAGACGACGCGAGCGTCCTGGTGCTCCGTGACGCATGA
- a CDS encoding hybrid sensor histidine kinase/response regulator has product MTHETQTIPLGSGHTSEALQRARAWLEARGVEPAEALALLVTVELLAPDATSLELDAEGARVWTDAPNEPALARYARLLEVTRGEGWVALRPRSEPVAPPALDAPRRSIEASVLDRLLGREADIDRLQRELDETNRGVVALYAELDEHSRDLERADRRKDEFLAMLAHELRNPLAALRIAAEDLEDGGGPRAVAVIQRQMQHLGRMVDDLLDVSRITRGKIEVSLRRIELSQAVHQAVEPRRRIAAASRMNLVVEEAPAPLWIDGDPTRVEQVIVNLVDNAIKYGVPGGTVTVSLGLQDNQAELAVKDDGRGMTDEQLRDAFELFVQHALDGLDRPRGGLGLGLTLVREIVTLHGGSVSADSDGPGEGSVFRVCFPVVDAPATTREPVSEASEDNDGAMRLLLVEDNEDFRELLASRLRRRGLEVLEAGDGAQALAHLRAAPLPDAVVTDVGLPGMDGYALARAIRSDQRLEPLKLIALTGYGGQDALERTRLAGFDDHLVKPVPVEELLAALRS; this is encoded by the coding sequence GTGACGCATGAGACCCAAACGATCCCGCTCGGCTCCGGCCACACCTCGGAGGCGCTGCAGCGCGCGCGGGCCTGGCTGGAGGCGCGCGGCGTCGAGCCGGCCGAGGCGCTCGCGCTCCTGGTCACCGTGGAGCTGCTCGCCCCCGACGCGACCTCCCTCGAGCTCGACGCCGAGGGGGCGCGCGTGTGGACCGACGCGCCGAACGAGCCCGCGCTGGCGCGATACGCGCGGCTGCTCGAGGTGACGCGCGGCGAGGGCTGGGTCGCGCTGCGCCCGCGCTCGGAGCCGGTCGCGCCGCCCGCGCTCGACGCCCCGCGGCGCTCGATCGAGGCCTCGGTGCTCGACCGCCTGCTCGGCCGCGAGGCGGACATCGATCGGCTGCAGCGCGAGCTGGACGAGACGAACCGCGGCGTCGTCGCGCTCTACGCGGAGCTGGACGAGCACTCCCGGGATCTGGAGCGCGCGGATCGTCGCAAGGACGAGTTCCTGGCCATGCTGGCGCACGAGCTGCGGAACCCGCTCGCGGCCCTGCGGATCGCGGCGGAGGATCTCGAGGACGGCGGCGGGCCGCGCGCGGTCGCGGTGATCCAGCGCCAGATGCAGCACCTCGGCCGCATGGTGGACGATCTGCTGGACGTCTCGCGCATCACGCGCGGCAAGATCGAGGTCAGCCTGCGCCGCATCGAGCTGAGTCAGGCGGTGCATCAGGCGGTCGAGCCGCGACGACGCATCGCCGCCGCCTCGCGCATGAACCTCGTCGTGGAGGAGGCGCCCGCGCCGCTCTGGATCGACGGCGACCCGACGCGGGTCGAGCAGGTGATCGTCAACCTCGTCGACAACGCCATCAAGTACGGCGTGCCCGGCGGCACGGTCACGGTCTCGCTGGGGCTCCAGGACAACCAGGCGGAGCTCGCCGTGAAGGATGACGGCCGCGGCATGACCGACGAGCAGCTCCGCGACGCGTTCGAGCTCTTCGTGCAGCACGCGCTCGACGGGCTGGACCGACCGCGCGGCGGGCTCGGGCTCGGCCTGACGCTGGTGCGCGAGATCGTGACGCTCCACGGCGGCAGCGTGTCGGCCGACAGCGACGGCCCCGGCGAGGGCTCGGTCTTCCGGGTGTGCTTCCCGGTGGTGGACGCCCCCGCGACGACGCGAGAGCCGGTGAGCGAGGCGAGCGAAGACAACGACGGCGCGATGCGCCTCCTGCTCGTGGAGGACAACGAAGATTTCCGGGAGCTGCTGGCCTCGCGCCTGCGCCGCCGCGGGCTCGAGGTGCTCGAAGCCGGCGACGGCGCCCAGGCGCTCGCGCACCTCCGGGCGGCCCCGCTGCCGGACGCCGTGGTGACCGACGTGGGGCTGCCGGGCATGGACGGCTACGCCCTCGCGCGCGCCATCCGGAGCGACCAGCGCCTCGAGCCGCTGAAGCTGATCGCGCTGACCGGCTACGGCGGCCAGGACGCGCTCGAGCGGACCCGGCTCGCGGGCTTCGACGACCACCTGGTCAAGCCGGTCCCCGTCGAGGAGCTGCTCGCGGCCCTCCGCAGCTGA